A window of Candidatus Pantoea floridensis contains these coding sequences:
- a CDS encoding GIY-YIG nuclease family protein, with the protein MARRKKDDNAAGIILVIIGVIAWGIYVAVRALINFNERFIESVSNPAGIIGLFFGLLIAAVLIIRVFIYRGFRKKTAELEQAASDLAQKEKAFDETVSNEVSRGLYQEKKQLSGQWDDFHNARNKASQALQRIVDSAYKFKVKTLLSGTTVNNWQSKYDQLRKERDAYAAISEKITFLELEDNADWEGVKQQFLDKVVLLEKAQEEKEYQAELKRQMREERQRQDELEQQQREAEEEEQRLAEQQRLLEEALLAAEGAHREELERQRLELEQKIQDVHQQYERAKSMAQLTKQGHVYIISNIGSFGENVFKIGMTRRLEPMDRVKELSGAAVPYDFDVHAMISCDDAPALERTLHDHLESYRINRVNLRKEFFRVELSRIIDEVERHHGQVEYIADPVALQYLQSLEYAESEAA; encoded by the coding sequence ATGGCACGAAGAAAAAAAGATGACAATGCTGCAGGTATTATTCTGGTTATTATTGGCGTCATTGCCTGGGGCATTTATGTCGCGGTAAGAGCATTAATTAATTTTAATGAGCGATTTATTGAATCTGTGTCGAATCCGGCAGGGATCATCGGTCTGTTCTTTGGCTTACTGATAGCCGCTGTGCTGATAATACGGGTTTTCATTTACCGGGGATTCCGGAAGAAAACAGCAGAGCTTGAACAGGCCGCGTCGGACCTGGCTCAGAAAGAGAAAGCCTTTGATGAAACCGTCAGTAATGAAGTGAGCCGCGGCCTGTATCAGGAAAAGAAACAGCTTTCCGGTCAGTGGGATGACTTTCACAATGCCAGAAATAAAGCCTCCCAGGCACTGCAGCGTATTGTGGACTCCGCGTATAAATTCAAAGTCAAAACACTGCTTTCCGGCACCACGGTTAATAACTGGCAAAGCAAATACGACCAGCTCAGGAAGGAGAGAGACGCTTACGCGGCCATCAGTGAGAAAATCACTTTTCTGGAACTTGAAGATAATGCCGACTGGGAAGGCGTAAAACAGCAGTTTTTGGATAAGGTCGTCCTGCTGGAAAAAGCGCAGGAAGAAAAAGAATATCAGGCAGAGCTCAAGCGTCAGATGCGGGAAGAAAGACAGCGTCAGGATGAGCTGGAGCAGCAGCAGCGCGAAGCGGAAGAGGAGGAGCAGCGCCTTGCTGAGCAGCAGCGTCTACTGGAGGAAGCTCTGCTCGCGGCTGAAGGTGCTCACAGAGAAGAGCTGGAAAGACAGCGTCTGGAGCTGGAGCAGAAAATCCAGGACGTACACCAACAGTATGAACGAGCTAAATCCATGGCACAGCTCACGAAGCAGGGACACGTGTATATCATTTCAAATATCGGTTCTTTCGGCGAAAACGTCTTTAAAATCGGCATGACCCGACGACTGGAGCCTATGGATCGCGTGAAAGAACTGAGCGGGGCAGCCGTTCCGTATGATTTTGACGTTCATGCCATGATTTCCTGCGATGACGCCCCTGCACTTGAAAGAACGCTGCACGACCATCTGGAAAGCTACCGTATTAACCGGGTTAACCTGCGCAAGGAATTTTTCCGGGTTGAGCTCAGCAGAATTATTGATGAGGTGGAGCGCCACCACGGGCAGGTTGAATATATTGCTGACCCGGTGGCGCTACAGTATCTGCAGAGTCTTGAATATGCAGAAAGCGAAGCCGCATAA
- a CDS encoding DUF1240 domain-containing protein, translating into MKDRVRAFFAIIIILGLCFLSFYLGGSIFKEYFSFGDEIVFSWLTVALVALPFVMTFPLAYFILVLFKGNEFAFRKMDYYVVYLKWGCIAIVVLGLLYSILYPKELLSRGYVRCNGIPLGWMPGTATRYVKERFSCKPY; encoded by the coding sequence ATGAAAGATAGAGTTCGCGCATTTTTCGCTATCATTATCATTCTTGGGTTATGTTTTCTGAGTTTTTATCTTGGTGGAAGTATATTTAAAGAATATTTCAGCTTTGGTGATGAGATTGTTTTTTCATGGTTAACCGTTGCTTTAGTTGCGTTGCCTTTTGTAATGACATTCCCATTGGCCTATTTTATTCTGGTTCTCTTCAAGGGTAATGAGTTTGCTTTCAGGAAGATGGATTATTATGTCGTTTATTTAAAATGGGGTTGCATTGCTATCGTTGTACTGGGTCTGTTGTACTCCATCCTCTATCCCAAAGAGCTGCTTAGCAGAGGATATGTACGCTGCAATGGTATTCCATTGGGCTGGATGCCAGGCACAGCCACTCGTTATGTAAAAGAAAGATTTTCCTGTAAACCATATTGA
- a CDS encoding DUF1240 domain-containing protein has translation MNKKNKAVFSVVILLVVSIVSFCFWLSEISDYLEFPEEIVFSWMSLSLISIPIMFAFPLYWFFLSLRHGDKHALKKVNGIMPLFKFMCVFTFALSCAMSFGYLSALKSKGYILCSGVPSGWTPGTASKYVVDKKLCFNSGFQHER, from the coding sequence ATGAATAAAAAAAACAAGGCTGTTTTTTCAGTTGTTATATTGTTGGTTGTTTCTATTGTGTCATTTTGCTTTTGGTTGAGCGAAATTTCTGATTATCTAGAATTCCCTGAAGAGATTGTTTTTTCGTGGATGTCATTAAGTCTTATATCGATACCGATAATGTTTGCATTTCCCTTATACTGGTTTTTTCTCTCACTTCGACATGGGGATAAACATGCACTTAAAAAAGTGAATGGAATTATGCCGCTTTTTAAGTTTATGTGTGTATTTACTTTTGCATTGTCATGTGCGATGTCGTTTGGTTATTTATCAGCACTAAAAAGCAAAGGTTACATTCTTTGCTCGGGAGTACCCTCTGGATGGACACCAGGAACAGCAAGCAAATATGTAGTTGATAAAAAATTATGCTTCAATTCGGGTTTTCAACATGAAAGATAG
- a CDS encoding PAAR domain-containing protein: MGAEGYYLVQGDKTTCGGRITTGAEDHTLFDKPVAREQDSVTCGKHAGLFKIAGGIDNDTIHDRRMAGTLDSYSTCPCKAKFIPSMMDDTYEKSSGASATEPAAGFAAPVQTSPELPSYLTGKQKPTRFVPDYPVLRNTHDLPDGNLRAMLRQTNQDVMLLTLPEAFEILSSWGAWKHGWVAITESDPGQIVVNYGTNIKDVVTASMLINQLGSFSIKATTYVNHNGTELIKISGYPGVRKILNAPVFAAKNPKIVDLGIGKYGFAKSVVEGARLTFYVAAAYRTIDFILNDERSLAEFIGSLATDVVKIGIVSVVTFVVGSVVVTPLIAFNLVIVIGVGFFAAWGLNKLDQKFGVTDKVVEYIDAAQQEFTEKAREMEDGFWDLGAMLAGQMLKKGKQIIESEIRGYLRDSIGDITKRTY, from the coding sequence ATGGGAGCTGAAGGCTATTATCTGGTGCAGGGCGACAAGACGACCTGTGGCGGGAGAATCACCACGGGCGCAGAGGATCACACTCTGTTTGATAAACCTGTGGCACGGGAGCAGGACAGTGTGACCTGCGGCAAGCATGCCGGGCTTTTTAAAATTGCCGGCGGTATCGATAACGACACTATTCATGATCGGCGTATGGCCGGCACCCTCGACAGTTACAGCACTTGCCCCTGCAAAGCGAAATTTATTCCGTCGATGATGGATGATACGTACGAGAAGAGTAGCGGAGCTTCCGCTACAGAACCAGCAGCAGGCTTTGCAGCACCTGTGCAAACTTCGCCAGAATTGCCGAGTTATCTGACCGGTAAGCAAAAGCCAACTAGATTTGTACCTGATTATCCAGTTTTACGGAATACTCATGATTTACCTGATGGTAATTTGAGGGCTATGCTAAGGCAAACTAATCAGGATGTGATGCTGCTCACTCTTCCAGAAGCTTTCGAAATATTGTCCTCGTGGGGGGCATGGAAACACGGGTGGGTAGCAATAACAGAAAGTGACCCCGGACAAATAGTTGTAAATTATGGAACAAATATCAAGGATGTTGTGACTGCATCCATGTTGATCAACCAATTGGGAAGCTTCAGCATAAAAGCAACAACATATGTAAACCACAACGGTACAGAACTGATAAAAATAAGTGGTTATCCTGGTGTAAGGAAGATATTGAATGCACCTGTGTTTGCGGCTAAAAATCCAAAGATTGTTGATTTGGGAATTGGTAAATATGGGTTTGCAAAATCTGTTGTTGAAGGAGCACGGCTGACATTTTATGTTGCAGCCGCTTATAGGACTATTGATTTCATTTTGAACGATGAGAGGTCTTTAGCTGAATTCATAGGATCTCTGGCTACTGATGTAGTGAAAATCGGCATTGTATCAGTAGTCACATTTGTCGTTGGAAGTGTCGTAGTAACCCCGTTGATTGCATTTAACCTTGTAATAGTCATTGGCGTTGGATTTTTTGCTGCCTGGGGTTTAAATAAGCTGGACCAGAAGTTTGGTGTGACAGACAAAGTAGTTGAGTACATTGATGCGGCTCAACAAGAATTTACTGAAAAAGCTAGAGAAATGGAAGACGGTTTTTGGGACTTAGGTGCTATGCTTGCAGGGCAAATGTTAAAAAAAGGAAAGCAAATTATAGAATCAGAGATTAGGGGATATTTGAGAGATTCGATTGGCGATATTACCAAAAGGACATACTAA
- a CDS encoding polymorphic toxin type 44 domain-containing protein, which yields MGAEGYYLVQGDKTTCGGRITTGAEDHTLFDKPVAREQDSVTCGKHAGLFRIAGGIDNDTIHDRRMAGTLNSYSTCPCKAKFIPSMWNDTYEKSGGSADSAERTTTAAATTTSSATTPSVTTSGQSSDLKSKLHCQHADGAIQVADYILNEIKTNVRGQTAETIRYLIDEDTLKQRRAEWDRLPFYAKLAPPPQPDLLAAMAVWYQTVKTGSTWDHKPKIRDRFSSVAVARPLPRKGKPSRSYYHKFKQHDYFYDVWSNIHYGYVGLSVGFSESLLLKGSTWEQNMTPGAIGDDTVDDVTSMKIGFALFHQHGKYADSLTVNNILDALEKTADVLIPHSKEKHWCWNTDNPDKIEE from the coding sequence ATGGGAGCTGAAGGCTATTATCTGGTGCAGGGCGACAAGACGACCTGTGGCGGGAGAATCACCACGGGCGCAGAGGATCATACTCTGTTTGATAAACCTGTGGCACGGGAGCAGGACAGCGTGACCTGCGGTAAACATGCCGGGCTTTTCAGGATAGCCGGTGGTATCGACAACGATACCATTCATGACAGGCGAATGGCCGGAACCCTCAACAGCTACAGTACCTGCCCCTGTAAGGCGAAGTTTATTCCGTCGATGTGGAATGATACATATGAGAAAAGTGGTGGTAGTGCAGATTCTGCAGAGAGAACAACGACAGCGGCAGCCACAACCACTTCATCAGCAACTACTCCATCAGTAACGACTTCCGGGCAGTCGTCAGATCTTAAGAGTAAGCTGCATTGTCAGCATGCTGACGGCGCTATACAGGTTGCTGATTATATACTCAATGAAATTAAAACGAATGTCAGAGGCCAGACTGCAGAAACAATACGTTATTTAATCGACGAAGATACTTTAAAACAAAGGCGCGCTGAGTGGGATAGACTTCCTTTTTATGCAAAGCTGGCTCCCCCTCCTCAGCCAGATTTGCTTGCTGCAATGGCAGTCTGGTATCAGACTGTTAAAACGGGTTCTACTTGGGATCACAAACCGAAGATTCGCGATAGATTTTCGTCGGTTGCAGTTGCGCGACCATTACCCAGAAAAGGGAAACCGTCAAGGTCTTATTACCACAAGTTCAAACAGCATGATTACTTTTATGATGTTTGGTCAAACATACATTATGGCTATGTTGGCCTTAGTGTCGGCTTTTCAGAATCATTGCTCTTAAAAGGTTCTACTTGGGAACAAAACATGACGCCAGGGGCGATTGGTGACGATACGGTGGACGACGTTACGAGCATGAAAATCGGTTTTGCTCTGTTCCATCAACACGGGAAATATGCAGACAGTTTGACTGTGAATAATATACTTGACGCGCTCGAGAAAACAGCTGATGTGTTAATACCTCACTCAAAGGAAAAACATTGGTGCTGGAATACAGATAACCCAGATAAGATTGAGGAGTGA
- a CDS encoding DUF1240 domain-containing protein, whose protein sequence is MSPKRRFIGTLIIWCVSSFGSLWFAYDAFTGLFEFGNEIVFSPTVSALLMIPIILLFPCIYWYLALRHGGEQAIIKCKNTNRFFIGLVGVFLVSSIIFSFAYTSTLQSKGYVKCAGRPNGWMPGMATEYVQPPSVCGQREN, encoded by the coding sequence ATGAGTCCAAAACGTAGATTTATTGGAACCCTTATTATTTGGTGTGTTTCATCGTTTGGTTCTTTATGGTTTGCATATGATGCATTTACTGGACTATTTGAATTCGGAAATGAGATTGTTTTTTCACCAACGGTTTCCGCTCTGCTAATGATACCGATAATCCTACTTTTTCCATGTATATATTGGTATCTGGCCTTGCGGCACGGAGGGGAACAGGCAATTATCAAATGCAAAAACACCAATAGGTTTTTTATAGGTTTGGTTGGTGTTTTTCTCGTGAGCTCTATCATCTTTTCCTTTGCATACACTTCAACCCTTCAAAGTAAAGGCTATGTGAAATGCGCTGGTCGCCCGAATGGATGGATGCCGGGAATGGCCACTGAGTATGTACAACCACCATCGGTATGTGGGCAGCGTGAAAATTAA
- a CDS encoding DUF1240 domain-containing protein has protein sequence MQKFPIKRRVGMFFGMLCLYVPLILVGGRLSLTTLREYYEFPSELSFSSFFVYGFSAIFILTPVAFFSLWPIFLGRRVSMKVQKFVTKYMIAVFIVTVAFQVGFKIYFSNKIENKGYVACPGTPKAWVPGMATRYAKDPQSCR, from the coding sequence ATGCAAAAATTTCCAATTAAACGCAGGGTTGGAATGTTTTTTGGTATGCTGTGTCTATATGTTCCATTGATCTTGGTGGGGGGAAGGCTTTCCTTAACTACGCTAAGAGAATATTATGAATTCCCATCTGAATTATCATTCTCATCTTTTTTTGTTTATGGTTTTTCCGCTATCTTCATCTTGACTCCAGTAGCATTTTTTTCTTTATGGCCTATTTTTCTAGGACGCAGAGTTTCAATGAAGGTACAAAAATTTGTAACTAAGTACATGATTGCAGTATTCATTGTTACTGTTGCTTTTCAGGTTGGATTTAAAATTTATTTTTCAAACAAAATTGAAAATAAAGGATATGTTGCCTGTCCAGGCACCCCGAAAGCTTGGGTGCCTGGCATGGCAACAAGATACGCCAAAGATCCCCAGAGTTGCCGTTAG
- a CDS encoding ImcF-related family protein, whose translation MKLPLAPKTTEGRYLAVALIFFLLLAVMTFMVWKHPDIAGIEDGSQQQIYWLIASGCISGCALIVSVVLLAAVRSAGKQEFNALVDNTNGDDEKKKRENDKAPAHPAVAMCNRIRGHLRARIGLYWRRKTRLLLITGDEAAIEQLVPGLQENQWLEGNRTVLIYGGSLTADPDKEKYTTLRKLRRGRPLDGIVRVMSQSFNLTPQISDNDLRGLEKISELLRYSTPVWLWQLCDSNWSQAKRTEQVVGASFPQCAKADDIGRQLRHLLPELREQGVSQIVENNSHDFLLRLGQHLKDGGIARWTQQLVPWLSASQQRVPLRGLMFSLLENKPADISEETADARKYIPESQRHTLYLPVTWQGIVDDCTRVRGRRVGMAWEQTLAWTLMAIIGLWGAGMLLSFAVNRLQIVSVAQQAHALVEHPSVSDYQLTALHTLRNDAGRLQHHIQEGAPWYQRFGLDHNQQLLDAMLPWYGVANNHLIRDPANAALTQKLSMLANSAPNSDLRTQLAKPGYDQLKAWLMMARPDKADGAFYAQTMKSVQPTRMGISTGLWQSLTPDLWAFYITELPKQPQWKITPDAQLVSQSRQVLLQQIGRRNAESTLYQNMLKSVRRNFADVSLEDMTSGTDARQLFTTEEVVPGMFTRQAWEGGIQQAIEKAANSRRDEIDWVLSDSRKAVSSDLSPEALKARLTQRYFTDFAGCWLSFLNSLQLNPANNVADVTDQLTLMSDVRQSPLIALMNTIAWQGQTGQQSEGLSDSIIKSAKDLVGGKDKPVIDQSASGPQGPLDETFGPLLQLLGKNKGSNVMSADTSLSLQTYLTRITRVRLRLQQVASASDPQDMMQTLAQTVFQGKSVDLTDTQQYGSLISASLGEEWSGFGSTMFVQPLTQAWETVLQPSAASLNDKWSRSVVTNWHTAFDGRFPFASSKSDASLPMLAEFLRKDSGRIERFLSTELSGVLHKEGSQWVPDKVNSQGLSFNPAFLRAINQLSQLSDILFTDGSQGISFELQARPVPQVVETQLTIDGQKLHYFNQMADWQSFRWPGDTYKPGTMLTWTTVNAGARLFGDYSGTWGFIRWLDQGKRQQLDRSQWMMSFTAQDGRTLQWVLRSQLGKGPLALLDLRGFSLPEQIFSVDSAATAQALMNSGNSGMDEME comes from the coding sequence GTGAAGCTACCTTTAGCACCGAAGACTACGGAAGGCCGCTATCTTGCTGTCGCATTGATTTTCTTTTTGCTGTTAGCTGTTATGACGTTCATGGTCTGGAAGCATCCGGATATAGCCGGGATTGAAGACGGAAGTCAGCAGCAAATTTACTGGCTTATCGCCAGCGGATGTATTTCAGGGTGTGCACTTATCGTATCAGTGGTACTCCTGGCGGCGGTACGTAGTGCCGGAAAACAGGAGTTTAATGCGCTTGTCGACAACACCAACGGTGATGATGAGAAAAAAAAACGGGAAAATGATAAAGCGCCTGCTCATCCTGCGGTAGCCATGTGTAACAGGATTCGGGGACATCTCCGCGCCCGTATTGGCCTCTACTGGCGTCGTAAAACCCGTCTGTTGTTAATCACCGGCGATGAGGCGGCAATCGAACAGCTGGTACCTGGCCTGCAGGAAAACCAGTGGCTTGAAGGTAACCGTACCGTTCTGATTTACGGCGGCAGTCTGACTGCTGATCCGGATAAGGAAAAATACACCACGCTGCGTAAACTGCGCCGCGGGCGTCCGTTGGACGGGATTGTCCGCGTCATGTCACAGTCGTTTAATCTGACGCCACAAATTAGTGACAACGATTTACGCGGGCTGGAAAAAATCAGTGAACTGCTGCGTTATTCCACCCCGGTCTGGCTGTGGCAACTGTGTGACAGCAACTGGTCACAGGCTAAACGCACTGAGCAGGTGGTAGGCGCAAGTTTCCCACAATGCGCTAAAGCGGACGATATTGGCCGCCAGCTTAGGCATCTTCTGCCAGAACTACGGGAACAAGGCGTGAGCCAGATAGTTGAGAACAACAGCCACGACTTCCTGCTGCGCCTGGGCCAGCACCTTAAAGACGGGGGTATCGCCCGTTGGACTCAGCAACTGGTGCCATGGTTATCTGCCTCCCAGCAGCGCGTTCCGCTACGTGGCCTGATGTTCAGTCTGCTGGAGAATAAACCTGCCGATATATCAGAGGAAACAGCTGATGCGAGGAAATATATCCCTGAATCACAACGCCATACGCTGTACCTGCCAGTGACCTGGCAGGGGATCGTTGATGATTGTACCCGCGTGCGTGGCCGCCGCGTCGGTATGGCGTGGGAACAGACGCTGGCCTGGACGCTGATGGCCATTATCGGTCTCTGGGGGGCGGGGATGCTGCTGTCGTTTGCGGTCAACCGCCTGCAGATTGTCTCTGTGGCGCAGCAGGCTCATGCCCTGGTGGAGCATCCTTCTGTATCGGATTACCAGTTGACGGCTCTGCATACCCTGCGTAATGACGCTGGCCGCCTGCAGCACCATATTCAGGAAGGTGCGCCCTGGTACCAGCGCTTCGGTCTGGACCATAACCAGCAGTTGCTCGACGCGATGCTGCCCTGGTATGGGGTGGCGAACAATCACCTGATTCGCGATCCGGCAAATGCCGCCCTGACGCAGAAGCTCAGTATGCTGGCGAATTCTGCCCCCAACAGCGACCTGCGGACACAACTGGCGAAACCGGGCTATGACCAGCTTAAAGCCTGGCTGATGATGGCCCGTCCGGATAAAGCCGACGGCGCGTTTTATGCGCAGACCATGAAATCCGTACAGCCGACACGAATGGGCATATCAACCGGCCTGTGGCAAAGCCTGACGCCGGATTTGTGGGCCTTCTATATCACCGAATTGCCTAAGCAGCCGCAGTGGAAAATCACACCGGATGCGCAGCTGGTCAGCCAGAGTCGCCAGGTGCTGTTGCAGCAGATTGGCCGCCGTAACGCCGAAAGCACGCTGTATCAAAATATGCTCAAATCCGTTCGTCGTAACTTCGCCGATGTGTCCCTGGAGGACATGACCAGTGGTACCGATGCGCGGCAACTGTTTACCACCGAAGAGGTGGTGCCGGGCATGTTTACCCGCCAGGCGTGGGAAGGGGGCATTCAGCAGGCTATCGAGAAGGCTGCAAATTCCCGCCGGGATGAAATTGACTGGGTGCTGAGTGACAGCCGGAAAGCCGTCTCCTCAGACCTGTCTCCGGAAGCCTTGAAAGCACGTCTGACGCAACGTTACTTCACCGACTTTGCCGGCTGCTGGCTGAGCTTCCTCAACAGTCTGCAACTTAATCCGGCAAACAACGTTGCTGACGTTACCGACCAGCTGACGCTGATGAGTGATGTCCGGCAGTCGCCACTGATTGCCCTGATGAATACCATCGCCTGGCAGGGGCAGACCGGCCAGCAAAGCGAAGGCCTTTCGGATTCCATCATCAAATCGGCTAAAGACCTGGTAGGCGGTAAAGACAAGCCTGTGATTGACCAGTCTGCGTCGGGGCCACAGGGGCCGCTCGATGAAACCTTTGGCCCGCTGCTTCAGCTTCTGGGTAAAAACAAAGGCAGCAACGTCATGTCGGCTGACACCTCCCTGAGCCTGCAGACATATCTGACCCGCATTACCCGCGTGCGTCTGCGCCTGCAACAGGTGGCCAGCGCCTCTGATCCGCAGGATATGATGCAGACCCTGGCGCAAACTGTGTTCCAGGGCAAAAGTGTGGATCTCACCGACACCCAGCAATACGGCAGTCTGATTTCGGCAAGCCTTGGCGAAGAGTGGAGCGGCTTTGGCAGCACAATGTTTGTTCAGCCACTGACTCAGGCCTGGGAGACCGTGCTTCAGCCGTCGGCGGCGAGTTTGAATGACAAATGGAGCCGGTCCGTGGTGACGAACTGGCACACCGCCTTTGATGGACGTTTCCCGTTTGCGTCGAGTAAAAGTGATGCCTCCCTGCCAATGCTGGCTGAGTTTTTGCGCAAGGACAGTGGACGTATTGAGCGCTTCTTGTCGACAGAGCTCAGCGGGGTGCTGCACAAAGAGGGCAGCCAGTGGGTGCCGGATAAGGTCAACAGCCAGGGGCTGAGTTTTAACCCGGCCTTCCTGCGGGCCATTAACCAGCTGAGCCAGCTGTCGGACATTCTGTTCACCGATGGCAGCCAGGGCATCAGCTTTGAGTTACAGGCGCGTCCTGTGCCGCAGGTGGTGGAGACGCAGCTAACCATTGATGGACAAAAGCTGCACTACTTCAACCAGATGGCCGACTGGCAGAGTTTCCGCTGGCCGGGAGACACTTACAAGCCGGGGACGATGCTGACCTGGACCACGGTCAACGCCGGCGCGCGCCTGTTCGGAGATTACAGCGGGACCTGGGGCTTTATTCGCTGGTTGGACCAGGGCAAGCGCCAGCAGCTTGACCGCAGCCAGTGGATGATGAGTTTTACTGCACAGGATGGGCGCACATTGCAGTGGGTGCTGCGTTCCCAGCTGGGCAAAGGCCCGCTGGCGCTGCTTGATCTCCGGGGGTTCTCCTTACCAGAGCAGATTTTCAGTGTGGACAGCGCTGCCACGGCGCAGGCACTGATGAATTCGGGAAACAGTGGCATGGACGAGATGGAATAA
- a CDS encoding M949_RS01915 family surface polysaccharide biosynthesis protein produces MNHYSAPLLLLRMSCVLLIYPVNSTFAKDLISSTKWNDNSGEHTLVIEKQISKDQSGEHLSIKQLTQGNVDWVLNDYVNDCILDIKLDVVTDSVEVNKTISDGVGTVLFAYKIGCIGGLDPVTVKYFAYKYGVKHSLRGEEHIVVESGSYGGENPPIPDYNLKKDKPLLNYMLKKWKAISTTKIN; encoded by the coding sequence ATGAATCATTATTCGGCGCCTTTGCTGCTTTTAAGGATGAGCTGTGTATTACTTATTTACCCAGTGAACTCTACTTTTGCTAAGGATCTAATTTCCAGTACAAAGTGGAACGATAACTCTGGCGAACATACACTGGTGATAGAAAAGCAAATTTCCAAAGATCAATCAGGAGAGCATTTGTCAATAAAGCAGTTGACTCAGGGTAATGTTGACTGGGTTCTTAACGATTATGTTAATGACTGTATTCTGGATATAAAGTTAGATGTTGTAACTGATTCGGTAGAGGTGAATAAAACGATTTCTGATGGCGTAGGAACTGTTTTATTTGCCTACAAGATTGGGTGTATTGGTGGACTCGATCCGGTAACCGTCAAGTATTTTGCATATAAATATGGCGTGAAGCACTCCTTAAGAGGAGAAGAGCATATCGTTGTTGAAAGTGGTAGTTATGGTGGAGAAAATCCTCCGATTCCAGATTATAATCTAAAAAAAGATAAGCCACTGTTAAATTACATGCTGAAAAAATGGAAGGCCATTTCAACGACAAAAATAAATTAG
- a CDS encoding sugar ABC transporter permease, whose translation MKLLFSILLLFCSNAFANECITKTDVDFLKKVFISNDKNGLIALASNGVKDNIINDEVFKNKSITLKGLSEITYAWGRKRNDGSPFHLSLKFPEQKLCVWRVTFTLPKKIREQCDDDGAYGYFINFIKIGNSLKLSDFTSLFVALDDGTLACSSANEFMMQKNYE comes from the coding sequence ATGAAATTGTTATTTAGTATTTTATTATTGTTCTGTTCTAATGCTTTTGCAAATGAGTGTATAACAAAAACAGATGTTGACTTTCTGAAAAAAGTATTTATTTCAAACGATAAAAATGGGCTGATTGCCCTTGCTTCTAATGGAGTAAAAGATAATATAATTAATGATGAGGTTTTCAAGAACAAAAGCATTACATTAAAAGGCCTTTCTGAGATTACTTATGCATGGGGGCGGAAAAGAAACGATGGTAGTCCTTTTCACTTAAGTCTTAAATTTCCCGAACAAAAGTTATGTGTTTGGCGGGTAACATTTACTCTACCTAAAAAGATACGAGAACAGTGTGATGATGACGGAGCCTATGGGTATTTCATAAACTTTATTAAAATTGGTAACTCCCTTAAGTTAAGCGATTTCACATCTTTATTTGTCGCACTGGATGATGGCACTTTAGCGTGCTCAAGTGCAAATGAGTTTATGATGCAAAAAAATTATGAGTAA